Part of the Corynebacterium canis genome is shown below.
CATAAAAGGAGTCACCCATGCTTCCCGCAGAACTATTCGCCAAGGTCGACGCGCCGAGTTTCGAGGTGCGCGAGCAGGCGGAGGCGTATCAGAAGACGCTGACTAAGCCCGCCGGATCCCTCGGGCGCCTCGAACAAATTGGCGTGTGGATGAGCTCCTGTCAGGGGGTGTGTCCGCCGCGGCCAATTAGGGACCCACGGATTATCGTATTTGCTGGCGATCACGGCGTGGCGCAGCGCGGGGTGTCTGCCTACCCGGCGGAGGTTTCCCTGCAGATGGCGGCCAATATTGAGGCGGGCGGCGCGGCGATCAATGTGCTGGGCCGGGCGGCGGGGGCTTCGGTACGCGTGGTGGATGTGTCCTTGGATCACGATGCCGAGGGCGAGGACCGGGTGCGGCGTTCCTGCGGCTCCATCGACGCCGTGGACGCCATGACCGAGCTAGAGGTGCTGCGCGCGATTCAGGTGGGGCAGCGCATCGCGGATCAGGAGGTGGATAGCGGGGCTGACCTGCTGATTGCCGGCGATTTGGGGATCGGCAATACTACCCCGGCGGCGGCGTTGGTGGGGGCCATGACCAAGTCCGAACCGGTGGTTGTGGTGGGGCGCGGCACCGGCATCGACGATGAGGGTTGGAAGCGCAAGGTGGCGGCCGTACGGGATGCCATGTTCCGCGTGCGCAACCAGCACCACGACGCGATCACCGTGCTGCGGGCCATTTCCTCCCCCGATCTCACCGCCATGGCGGGCTTCCTCGCGCAGGCCAGCGTGCGCCGCACGCCCGTGATTCTGGACGGCGTAGTGGTCACCTCTGCGGCGATCATGGCGAACAAACTTGCGCCCGGCGCGCGGCAGTGGTGGCTGGCCGGGCATCGCGGCGCCGAGCCCGCCCACAAGCTCGCATTGCGCGCGTTGAAGCTCGAACCCCTGCTCGATTTTAAGATGCGCCTTGGGGAGGGCTCCGGGGCGGCGGTGGCGCTGCCGATAGTCAAGGCCGCCGTAGACATCATGATTGATATGGCCACCTTCGAATCCGCCGGGGTTTCCGAAAAGGAGTAGCACGGTAGTGTCCGGGAAAGCCGAATTCGTCGCGGGTGACCACGGGTTTGCCCTGGTGGAGGGGCCCGCGACGGCGCTGTCCTGGTTGACCATCCTGCCCGTGCGGGGCGTAGCACAAGCCTTCGATCGGGTGACCGGGCGGCGGGCCATGAACTCGCTGCCGGTGGTAGGGCTCGTGCTCGGGGCCACAGGCGCCGCCTTGGTGGCCGGGCTCTCCTGGCTGCACACGCCCACGATATTGATCGCAGCCCTGTGCATCGCGCTGTGGCAATGGCTCACGCGCATGATGCACCTGGATGGGCTCGCCGATGTGGGCGACGCGCTGGGATCCTTTGGCGATCCCGAACGCGCGCGCGAAATCCTGGCGGAC
Proteins encoded:
- the cobT gene encoding nicotinate-nucleotide--dimethylbenzimidazole phosphoribosyltransferase; protein product: MLPAELFAKVDAPSFEVREQAEAYQKTLTKPAGSLGRLEQIGVWMSSCQGVCPPRPIRDPRIIVFAGDHGVAQRGVSAYPAEVSLQMAANIEAGGAAINVLGRAAGASVRVVDVSLDHDAEGEDRVRRSCGSIDAVDAMTELEVLRAIQVGQRIADQEVDSGADLLIAGDLGIGNTTPAAALVGAMTKSEPVVVVGRGTGIDDEGWKRKVAAVRDAMFRVRNQHHDAITVLRAISSPDLTAMAGFLAQASVRRTPVILDGVVVTSAAIMANKLAPGARQWWLAGHRGAEPAHKLALRALKLEPLLDFKMRLGEGSGAAVALPIVKAAVDIMIDMATFESAGVSEKE